The Vibrio chagasii genome includes a region encoding these proteins:
- a CDS encoding 3-phenylpropionate MFS transporter: MFKPSPYGWISQYFLGFFFAYGVYLPFWALWFEDQGVSAGDIGVLIGVGLATRCVANFVITPRIYKVEHLMPALRCLSFVALLFVGFHFFTGGSFLLMLLATVMFNLCYGPIIPLSDAMANHYSRLKMLDYGRTRLWGSVAFIAGSTVVGYLVAEFGTDMILYTALAGVLVSLLFAMRTPNVMPVTESEQVAERPKLGQLLRESSVVKFLALMALLQGSHAAYYSFSAIYWKEAGHSEAIIGYLWSLAVVAEVAVFALSKRLFAGLSLRTLFVIAGIGVMARWGITASTTAIPVLIVAQLLHGVTFAMAHIAAIQYIQSQESNKMVALQALYNAIPLGAFIALMTTLSGWGYELWGANIFWGMAAMGVIALFIKLDERSSVVEVNQPESEVHS; this comes from the coding sequence ATGTTTAAACCTTCCCCTTATGGCTGGATATCCCAGTATTTTCTCGGTTTCTTTTTTGCCTATGGTGTTTATCTGCCATTTTGGGCGCTATGGTTTGAAGACCAAGGCGTTTCTGCGGGGGACATTGGCGTATTGATTGGTGTGGGTTTGGCTACGCGTTGTGTTGCCAACTTTGTGATAACACCACGTATCTATAAAGTTGAGCATTTAATGCCAGCATTGCGTTGCCTCAGTTTTGTCGCGCTATTATTTGTTGGTTTCCATTTCTTTACTGGTGGTAGCTTTTTATTGATGCTGCTAGCAACGGTAATGTTCAACCTCTGCTATGGACCGATTATTCCGCTTTCTGATGCAATGGCGAACCATTACAGCCGTCTCAAGATGCTCGACTACGGACGTACACGCTTGTGGGGTTCAGTGGCATTTATTGCGGGTTCTACCGTGGTTGGTTATCTGGTGGCTGAATTTGGTACGGATATGATTTTGTATACTGCACTGGCAGGGGTGTTAGTGTCTTTATTGTTCGCGATGAGAACCCCGAACGTAATGCCAGTGACAGAATCAGAGCAAGTGGCTGAAAGACCTAAACTTGGTCAACTATTACGTGAATCATCGGTAGTGAAGTTTCTTGCATTGATGGCACTGCTTCAAGGAAGCCACGCTGCGTATTACAGCTTTAGTGCGATTTACTGGAAAGAGGCGGGGCACTCTGAGGCGATCATCGGTTATCTGTGGAGCTTGGCTGTGGTTGCTGAGGTGGCAGTATTTGCTCTGAGTAAGCGACTGTTTGCTGGATTATCATTGCGCACTCTGTTTGTGATTGCTGGTATCGGGGTCATGGCTCGTTGGGGTATCACCGCATCAACGACTGCGATCCCAGTATTGATAGTGGCTCAGCTGTTGCACGGGGTGACATTCGCCATGGCACACATCGCTGCTATTCAATACATTCAGTCTCAAGAGTCGAACAAAATGGTGGCATTGCAGGCTCTGTACAATGCGATACCACTTGGCGCCTTTATCGCATTAATGACGACCCTAAGTGGCTGGGGCTACGAACTGTGGGGCGCGAATATCTTCTGGGGAATGGCTGCGATGGGTGTAATTGCCCTGTTTATCAAGCTTGATGAAAGAAGCTCTGTGGTTGAAGTTAATCAACCCGAGTCAGAAGTTCATAGCTGA
- a CDS encoding DUF294 nucleotidyltransferase-like domain-containing protein, whose translation MLMPDKFNMQHPPFDSLSEAEQLTLRSALDVVYYRAHEVILEADRPSRHLHILIKGAVEERASSDGEIYAHYANDDIFDVRSQFEPHTKHQYIALEDTLSYLLPNDVFLELYHANGQFAAYFDSNLSTRKALIEAAQQQQNLAEFILTKVDDSIYHPPLILEPDQPINQVTQTLKEQGLDSALVHYEHDDPKAFGSSCSFPYGIVTRTNLLHAVMLDDRPLDTPVGEIATYPVLHVNHGDFLFNAMITMTRNRVKRLMVCDGLNAVGMVDMTQILSAFSTHSHVLTLHIARATSIEELAMASNKQRQLVESLLNNGIRTRFIMELISAVNEQIIEKAFELVIPPALHNHCCLIVLGSEGRGEQILKTDQDNALIIQDGLEWHQCQNAMNDLTHTLQQLGYPLCPGNVMVNNPKWVHSEQEWKQTLTRWVKKATPETVMDIAIMADAHAVAGNRDLLLPVKQHLSDLMLGQELILTEFCRPALNFSVPLNLFGNVKQSKSGLDIKQGGIFPIVHGVRALSLEHGVTVNNTFERIEHLVSKKVLEQSTADNLSEAIKQFFKWRLSQRLSQQHSSNKIDVKLMERADRDLLRHSLHVVKKFKQWLGYHYQIRD comes from the coding sequence TTGCTTATGCCTGATAAATTTAATATGCAGCACCCGCCTTTCGATAGCTTGTCTGAAGCGGAACAGTTAACGCTACGCTCAGCTTTAGATGTGGTTTACTACCGAGCTCACGAAGTGATATTGGAGGCCGACCGCCCGAGCCGCCACCTGCATATTCTGATTAAAGGGGCTGTCGAAGAGCGCGCTAGCAGTGACGGAGAGATCTATGCGCACTATGCCAATGACGATATTTTCGATGTGCGCAGCCAGTTTGAGCCTCATACCAAACATCAATATATCGCATTAGAAGATACCTTAAGTTACCTATTACCAAACGACGTTTTTCTTGAGCTATACCACGCCAACGGCCAGTTCGCCGCTTACTTTGATAGTAACCTCTCGACCCGAAAAGCATTGATTGAAGCCGCTCAGCAACAGCAGAATCTTGCTGAGTTCATACTGACCAAAGTCGACGACTCGATTTACCACCCACCACTGATACTTGAACCTGACCAACCTATCAATCAAGTCACTCAAACCCTTAAAGAACAAGGCTTAGACTCGGCCTTGGTTCATTATGAACATGATGATCCAAAAGCTTTTGGATCATCATGTTCCTTTCCGTACGGAATCGTCACACGGACCAATTTATTACACGCGGTGATGCTTGATGATCGCCCGCTCGATACACCTGTCGGCGAGATAGCAACCTACCCTGTTTTGCATGTTAATCATGGTGACTTCTTGTTTAACGCCATGATCACCATGACAAGGAATCGTGTAAAAAGGCTGATGGTTTGTGATGGGTTAAATGCGGTCGGCATGGTGGATATGACGCAAATACTCAGTGCGTTCTCCACTCACTCGCATGTTCTTACTTTGCATATCGCTCGAGCCACCAGCATTGAAGAATTGGCCATGGCCTCCAACAAGCAACGTCAATTGGTCGAAAGCCTGCTCAATAATGGTATTCGTACACGTTTCATCATGGAGCTAATTTCGGCCGTCAATGAACAGATTATTGAAAAGGCATTTGAACTGGTTATTCCCCCTGCACTACACAACCATTGCTGCCTCATCGTGCTGGGTTCAGAGGGACGCGGAGAACAGATACTCAAAACCGATCAAGACAATGCGTTGATCATTCAAGACGGATTAGAGTGGCACCAATGCCAAAACGCCATGAACGATCTCACTCATACGTTGCAACAGTTAGGTTATCCACTGTGTCCTGGCAACGTCATGGTCAACAACCCGAAGTGGGTTCACTCAGAACAAGAATGGAAACAAACTCTGACGAGGTGGGTAAAAAAAGCAACGCCAGAGACAGTGATGGATATTGCCATCATGGCGGATGCACATGCTGTTGCAGGCAATAGAGACCTGTTACTCCCCGTTAAGCAGCACTTGAGTGATTTGATGCTCGGACAGGAATTGATTCTGACCGAGTTCTGCCGCCCTGCCCTTAACTTCTCAGTTCCCCTGAACCTGTTTGGTAATGTAAAGCAGTCCAAGTCCGGACTCGACATAAAACAAGGTGGTATTTTCCCTATAGTGCATGGTGTTAGAGCACTGAGCCTTGAACACGGCGTGACGGTCAATAACACCTTTGAACGCATTGAGCATCTCGTGAGTAAGAAGGTACTAGAGCAAAGTACCGCGGATAACCTCAGTGAAGCGATCAAGCAGTTTTTTAAGTGGCGTTTATCACAACGCCTGTCGCAACAGCACAGCAGCAATAAAATCGACGTCAAACTAATGGAGCGAGCAGATCGAGATCTGCTTCGTCATAGCCTGCACGTGGTTAAGAAATTCAAGCAATGGCTCGGCTACCACTATCAGATAAGGGACTAG
- a CDS encoding 3'-5' exonuclease, with protein MNRLVRYYWHHKLKGSPHQPLFTAPLHQEYVSLDCETTSLDPNQAELVTIAATKIIGNRIITSKPFEVRLRAPQSLDCNSIKIHRIRHQDLKHGIEEKQALIELLSFIGNRPLVGYHIRYDKKILDRACLKQLGFPLPNRLIEVSQLYQDKLERQLPNAYFDLSMDAICRQLDLPIPVNKHDALQDAISAALIFVRLKHGDLPRFNSSYT; from the coding sequence ATGAATAGACTGGTTCGCTATTACTGGCATCACAAGCTCAAAGGCTCTCCGCATCAGCCTCTGTTTACTGCGCCTCTTCATCAAGAATATGTCTCACTCGATTGCGAAACCACCAGCCTCGACCCTAATCAGGCTGAACTGGTGACCATTGCCGCGACCAAGATCATCGGTAACCGCATCATCACCAGTAAGCCCTTCGAAGTTAGATTACGAGCCCCTCAATCGCTCGACTGCAATTCAATAAAAATCCACCGCATCCGCCATCAAGACCTCAAACACGGAATCGAAGAGAAACAAGCCCTAATTGAACTGCTAAGCTTCATTGGTAATCGTCCTTTAGTCGGCTATCACATCCGCTATGACAAAAAAATTCTCGACCGCGCCTGTTTAAAACAACTCGGATTTCCGCTGCCTAACCGATTAATCGAAGTGAGCCAACTCTATCAAGACAAACTCGAAAGACAGCTGCCCAATGCCTATTTCGACCTCAGCATGGATGCAATTTGTCGCCAGCTCGACTTACCAATTCCAGTCAATAAACATGATGCATTACAAGATGCTATCTCTGCTGCGCTGATCTTTGTCCGCCTGAAACATGGTGATCTGCCCCGCTTCAACTCTTCGTACACCTAA
- the acs gene encoding acetate--CoA ligase, whose translation MSEAHVYPVKENIKSTTHADNDTYLAMYQQSVSDPEGFWGEHGKIVDWIKPFTQVKNTSFDPGHIDIRWFEDGTLNVSANCIDRHLAERGDEVAIIWEGDDPADDKTLTFNELHKEVCLFSNALKEQGVRKGDVVCLYMPMVPEAAVAMLACTRIGAVHTVVFGGFSPEALSGRIIDSNAKVVITADEGVRGGRAVPLKKNVDEALTNPEVKTIEKVMVLKRTGGEVAWHEHRDIWWHEATANVSADCPPEEMNAEDPLFILYTSGSTGKPKGVMHTTGGYLVYAAMTFKYVFDYQEGETFWCTADVGWITGHTYLVYGPLANGAKTILFEGVPNYPNTSRMSEVVDKHQVNILYTAPTAIRALMAKGNEAVEGTSRDSLRIMGSVGEPINPEAWEWYYKTIGNEQSPIVDTWWQTETGGILIAPLPGATDLKPGSATRPFFGVQPALVNNMGNIIEGATDGNLVILDSWPGQMRTVHGDHDRFEQTYFSTFKGMYFTSDGARRDEDGYYWITGRVDDVLNVSGHRMGTAEIESALVAFDKIAEAAIVGIPHDIKGQAIYAYITLNDGDFPTAELHKEVKDWVRKEIGPIATPDVLHWTDSLPKTRSGKIMRRILRKIATGDTGNLGDTSTLADPSVVDKLIAEKAELA comes from the coding sequence ATGAGTGAAGCCCACGTTTATCCGGTAAAAGAAAATATTAAATCAACCACACACGCGGATAATGACACTTACCTAGCCATGTACCAACAATCTGTTTCTGACCCAGAAGGCTTTTGGGGTGAACACGGAAAAATCGTGGATTGGATTAAACCTTTCACACAAGTAAAAAATACCTCTTTCGACCCAGGCCACATCGATATTCGCTGGTTTGAAGATGGCACATTGAATGTGTCGGCGAACTGTATTGACCGCCACCTTGCTGAGCGCGGTGATGAAGTCGCCATCATCTGGGAAGGCGATGACCCTGCAGATGATAAAACCCTAACTTTTAATGAACTGCACAAAGAAGTATGTCTGTTCTCTAACGCTCTAAAAGAGCAAGGCGTACGTAAAGGCGATGTGGTTTGTTTATACATGCCTATGGTTCCTGAAGCTGCAGTTGCTATGCTGGCGTGTACTCGTATTGGTGCGGTTCATACCGTGGTATTTGGTGGTTTCTCACCAGAGGCACTGTCAGGTCGTATTATCGATTCGAATGCTAAAGTCGTGATCACAGCCGATGAAGGCGTGCGTGGCGGCCGAGCTGTTCCTCTTAAGAAAAACGTCGACGAAGCACTGACCAACCCAGAAGTGAAAACCATCGAAAAAGTGATGGTGCTTAAGCGTACTGGCGGTGAGGTTGCATGGCATGAGCACCGTGATATTTGGTGGCATGAGGCGACAGCAAACGTGTCAGCAGACTGCCCACCAGAAGAGATGAATGCGGAAGACCCACTATTCATCCTTTATACATCAGGCTCAACAGGCAAACCGAAAGGTGTAATGCACACTACCGGTGGTTACCTTGTTTACGCAGCGATGACCTTTAAATACGTATTTGATTACCAAGAAGGCGAAACCTTCTGGTGTACTGCAGATGTGGGTTGGATTACTGGCCACACATACCTTGTATACGGACCACTGGCTAACGGCGCTAAGACAATCCTGTTTGAAGGTGTACCAAACTACCCGAACACAAGTCGAATGAGTGAAGTGGTGGATAAGCACCAAGTCAACATTCTTTACACTGCACCAACGGCTATTCGTGCATTGATGGCGAAAGGCAATGAAGCGGTTGAAGGCACCTCTCGTGACAGTTTGAGAATCATGGGCTCAGTAGGTGAACCCATTAACCCAGAAGCGTGGGAGTGGTACTACAAAACGATTGGTAACGAGCAGTCTCCTATTGTTGATACATGGTGGCAAACCGAAACGGGCGGTATCCTAATTGCCCCACTACCAGGCGCTACCGACCTAAAACCGGGTTCAGCGACTCGTCCATTCTTCGGTGTACAACCTGCGCTAGTAAATAACATGGGTAATATCATTGAAGGCGCAACCGACGGCAACCTAGTCATTCTAGACTCGTGGCCAGGTCAAATGCGTACTGTTCATGGCGATCATGACCGCTTCGAACAGACTTACTTCTCTACGTTTAAAGGCATGTACTTCACCAGTGATGGCGCTCGTCGTGATGAAGACGGCTACTACTGGATTACTGGTCGTGTTGATGACGTGCTGAACGTATCTGGTCACCGTATGGGTACTGCAGAGATTGAGTCAGCGCTCGTTGCATTCGATAAGATTGCAGAGGCTGCGATTGTCGGTATTCCTCACGACATCAAAGGCCAAGCGATTTACGCTTACATCACGCTTAATGATGGTGATTTCCCAACCGCAGAGCTTCATAAAGAAGTGAAAGACTGGGTGCGTAAAGAGATAGGCCCTATTGCGACACCAGACGTGCTGCACTGGACCGATTCATTACCGAAAACCCGTTCAGGTAAGATCATGCGTCGTATCCTGCGTAAGATCGCAACGGGCGATACTGGCAACCTTGGTGATACTTCAACGCTAGCAGACCCAAGTGTGGTTGATAAGCTGATTGCAGAGAAAGCTGAATTGGCATAA
- the aroQ gene encoding type II 3-dehydroquinate dehydratase yields the protein MSTKFRILVLNGPNLNLLGLREPAHYGSQTLEQIISSLTEQAKTQDVALSHLQSNREYELIEAIHNAYQDIDFIIINPAAFTHTSVALRDALLGVAIPFIEVHLSNVHAREPFRHHSYLSDKAEGVICGLGAQGYQFALTAAIHKLQSK from the coding sequence ATGTCTACAAAGTTTCGCATTCTAGTTTTAAATGGCCCAAACCTTAACCTGTTAGGCCTAAGAGAACCGGCACACTACGGCTCTCAAACACTTGAGCAGATTATTAGCTCACTAACAGAGCAAGCGAAAACACAAGATGTTGCGCTATCTCACTTACAGTCAAATCGTGAGTATGAACTGATCGAAGCTATCCATAATGCATATCAAGATATTGATTTCATTATCATCAACCCAGCGGCCTTTACACATACCAGTGTGGCGTTGCGTGATGCACTACTTGGCGTAGCGATCCCATTTATTGAAGTGCACCTATCGAATGTTCATGCACGTGAACCTTTTAGGCACCACTCTTACCTCTCAGATAAAGCCGAAGGGGTAATCTGTGGCTTAGGCGCACAAGGCTACCAATTTGCTTTGACTGCTGCGATTCACAAGTTGCAGTCAAAATAA
- the accB gene encoding acetyl-CoA carboxylase biotin carboxyl carrier protein produces MDIRKIKKLIELVEESGIAELEISEGEESVRISRNGTAPVAAPIQYAAAPAPAAAPAPAAAPAQAAAPEAAEAPAAPAGHQVLSPMVGTFYGAPSPDAKPFVKVGQQVNAGDTLCIVEAMKMMNQIEADKSGVVTAILVEDGQPVEFDQALVIIE; encoded by the coding sequence ATGGATATTCGCAAAATCAAAAAGCTAATCGAATTGGTTGAAGAGTCTGGTATCGCAGAACTAGAAATCTCTGAAGGTGAAGAGTCAGTACGCATCAGCCGCAACGGCACTGCACCTGTAGCAGCACCAATTCAATACGCAGCAGCTCCGGCTCCAGCAGCGGCACCAGCTCCTGCAGCAGCTCCAGCTCAAGCGGCAGCTCCAGAAGCAGCAGAAGCTCCAGCAGCACCTGCAGGTCACCAAGTTCTTTCTCCAATGGTTGGTACGTTCTACGGCGCACCAAGCCCAGACGCAAAACCATTCGTAAAAGTTGGTCAACAAGTTAACGCTGGCGACACACTATGTATCGTTGAAGCAATGAAGATGATGAACCAAATCGAAGCTGATAAGTCTGGTGTTGTAACTGCAATCCTTGTTGAAGACGGCCAACCAGTTGAGTTCGACCAAGCTCTAGTAATTATCGAATAA
- the accC gene encoding acetyl-CoA carboxylase biotin carboxylase subunit: MLDKLVIANRGEIALRILRACKELGIKTVAVHSTADRDLKHVLLADETICIGPARGIDSYLNIPRIISAAEVTGAVAIHPGYGFLSENADFAEQVEQSGFIFVGPKAETIRIMGDKVSAITAMKKAGVPCVPGSDGPLNDDEAANKAHAKRIGYPVIIKASGGGGGRGMRVVRTEGELTEAIAMTRAEAKACFNNDMVYMEKFLENPRHVEVQVIADGQGGAIHLGERDCSMQRRHQKVVEEAPAPGITEEMRKYIGERCTRACLEIGYRGAGTFEFLYENGEFYFIEMNTRIQVEHPVTEMVTGVDLIKEQLRVAAGQPLSFTQDDIKIKGHAIECRINAEDPEKFLPSPGKIERFHAPGGMGVRWDSHIYTGYTVPPHYDSMIGKLITYGENRDVAISRMKNALGEMIVEGIKVNISLQESIMNDENFQHGGANIHYLEKKLGLQ; the protein is encoded by the coding sequence ATGTTAGATAAATTAGTAATCGCGAACCGTGGTGAGATTGCACTACGTATTCTGCGAGCATGTAAAGAGCTAGGCATTAAAACGGTTGCTGTTCACTCAACAGCTGACCGTGACCTTAAGCACGTACTGCTAGCAGACGAAACCATTTGTATCGGCCCTGCTCGTGGTATCGATAGCTACCTAAACATCCCTCGTATCATCAGTGCAGCTGAAGTTACAGGCGCTGTTGCTATCCACCCTGGCTACGGCTTCCTATCTGAAAACGCAGACTTCGCTGAACAAGTTGAACAAAGCGGTTTCATTTTCGTTGGTCCTAAAGCAGAAACTATCCGCATCATGGGTGACAAAGTTTCAGCAATCACGGCAATGAAGAAAGCAGGTGTACCTTGTGTACCTGGTTCTGACGGCCCGCTAAACGACGACGAAGCAGCAAACAAAGCACATGCTAAGCGCATTGGCTACCCAGTGATCATCAAAGCGTCTGGCGGCGGCGGTGGTCGTGGTATGCGTGTTGTTCGCACTGAAGGTGAACTAACAGAAGCAATCGCAATGACACGTGCTGAAGCAAAAGCATGTTTCAACAACGACATGGTTTACATGGAGAAATTCCTAGAAAACCCACGTCACGTTGAAGTACAAGTAATTGCTGACGGTCAAGGCGGTGCTATCCACCTTGGTGAGCGTGACTGTTCAATGCAGCGTCGTCACCAGAAAGTTGTTGAAGAAGCACCAGCTCCAGGTATCACTGAAGAGATGCGTAAATACATCGGTGAACGTTGTACTCGTGCATGTCTAGAAATCGGCTACCGCGGTGCAGGTACATTTGAATTCCTATACGAAAATGGCGAATTCTACTTCATCGAAATGAACACTCGTATTCAAGTAGAGCACCCAGTAACAGAGATGGTAACTGGCGTTGACCTAATCAAAGAGCAACTTCGTGTTGCTGCTGGTCAACCTCTATCTTTCACGCAAGACGATATCAAGATCAAAGGTCACGCGATCGAATGTCGTATCAACGCGGAAGATCCAGAGAAGTTCCTACCTTCACCAGGTAAGATTGAGCGCTTCCACGCTCCTGGTGGTATGGGCGTTCGTTGGGACTCTCACATCTACACTGGCTACACAGTTCCACCACACTACGATTCAATGATCGGTAAGCTAATCACTTATGGTGAGAACCGTGACGTTGCGATTTCTCGTATGAAGAACGCACTAGGTGAAATGATTGTAGAAGGCATCAAAGTAAACATCTCTCTACAAGAGTCGATTATGAACGACGAAAACTTCCAACACGGTGGTGCAAACATCCACTACCTTGAGAAGAAACTTGGTCTTCAATAG
- the prmA gene encoding 50S ribosomal protein L11 methyltransferase yields the protein MPWIQIKLNATNENAEQIGDMLMEETGALSVTFLDAQDTPVFEPLPGETRLWGDTDILALYDAEIDTGVVLAQIKASNMFPADFAHKVEQIEDKDWEREWMDNFHPMKFGERLWICPSWRDIPEPDAVNVMLDPGLAFGTGTHPTTALCLEWLEGLDLSGKTVIDFGCGSGILAIAAIKLGAAKVIGIDIDPQALLASKDNAERNGVAEQLEVFLPQDQPEGLLADVVVANILAGPLRDLSGIIKGLVKPNGVLAMSGVLDTQAEDVATYYRDELHIDPIIEQQEWCRISGRKQG from the coding sequence ATGCCTTGGATTCAAATCAAGCTTAATGCTACCAATGAAAATGCCGAACAAATTGGCGACATGTTAATGGAAGAGACTGGTGCTCTTTCTGTAACTTTCCTGGATGCACAAGATACCCCTGTATTTGAGCCTCTGCCGGGTGAAACTCGCCTTTGGGGTGACACTGACATTCTTGCGCTTTACGACGCTGAGATTGATACAGGTGTCGTTCTAGCGCAGATTAAAGCAAGCAACATGTTCCCTGCAGACTTTGCTCATAAAGTTGAGCAAATTGAAGACAAGGATTGGGAACGTGAATGGATGGACAACTTCCACCCAATGAAGTTTGGTGAGCGTTTATGGATCTGCCCAAGCTGGCGCGATATCCCTGAACCTGACGCGGTAAACGTAATGCTAGACCCTGGCCTTGCATTCGGTACTGGTACTCACCCAACAACAGCATTGTGTCTTGAGTGGCTTGAAGGATTAGATCTTTCAGGCAAAACCGTAATCGACTTCGGTTGTGGCTCAGGCATCCTAGCGATCGCAGCGATCAAACTAGGCGCAGCAAAAGTTATCGGGATCGACATTGATCCTCAAGCACTACTTGCATCAAAAGACAACGCAGAGCGCAATGGCGTTGCTGAGCAACTTGAGGTGTTCTTGCCACAAGATCAGCCTGAAGGTTTACTAGCAGACGTTGTTGTTGCCAACATTCTTGCCGGTCCACTGCGCGATCTTTCAGGCATCATCAAAGGCCTAGTTAAGCCAAATGGTGTGCTTGCGATGTCGGGTGTTTTAGATACACAAGCGGAAGATGTTGCGACTTATTATCGTGATGAGCTTCACATTGATCCGATTATCGAGCAGCAAGAGTGGTGTCGAATCTCTGGTCGCAAGCAAGGCTAG
- the dusB gene encoding tRNA dihydrouridine synthase DusB, producing the protein MKIGNYQLKNNLIVAPMAGVTDRPFRELCLRYGAGMAVSEMMSSNPKVWKTSKSQQRMVHEGESGIRSVQIAGADPQLMAEAAQFNVDNGAQIIDINMGCPAKKVNKKLAGSALLQYPDLIEEILKAVVNAVDVPVTLKTRTGWDTDNRNCVQIAKIAEDCGIQALALHGRTRACMYKGEAEYKHIKAAKQAVSIPVIANGDIDSPEKAKFVLEYTGADALMIGRPAQGRPWIFNEILHYLENGTTMDPLPVSEVKDIMLGHVHALHEFYGEFLGPRIARKHVGWYLKEHEQASEFRRTFNALEAGDLQLEALEGYFDNVAP; encoded by the coding sequence TTGAAAATCGGAAATTATCAACTTAAGAACAATCTAATCGTCGCTCCAATGGCTGGCGTAACGGATAGACCATTCCGTGAGTTGTGTCTTCGCTACGGTGCGGGGATGGCAGTCAGTGAAATGATGTCCTCCAATCCCAAGGTTTGGAAAACGTCGAAGTCTCAGCAGCGTATGGTACATGAAGGCGAATCGGGCATTCGTTCAGTACAAATCGCTGGTGCAGATCCACAGCTTATGGCCGAGGCTGCGCAATTCAATGTCGATAACGGTGCGCAAATCATCGATATCAATATGGGTTGCCCAGCAAAAAAAGTGAATAAGAAGCTTGCGGGCTCTGCCCTACTTCAGTATCCAGACCTCATTGAAGAGATCTTGAAAGCTGTGGTAAACGCAGTCGACGTTCCAGTAACGTTAAAGACTCGTACAGGCTGGGATACAGATAACAGAAACTGTGTCCAAATCGCTAAAATAGCCGAAGACTGCGGCATACAGGCACTTGCCCTTCACGGGAGAACTCGCGCTTGTATGTACAAAGGTGAGGCAGAATACAAACACATTAAAGCGGCGAAACAAGCTGTATCTATTCCGGTTATTGCTAACGGTGATATCGATAGCCCGGAAAAAGCTAAGTTTGTGCTGGAGTACACCGGCGCTGACGCTTTAATGATTGGTCGTCCTGCCCAAGGTCGTCCATGGATTTTTAACGAAATCCTACACTATTTGGAAAACGGCACCACGATGGACCCACTCCCGGTTTCGGAAGTGAAAGACATCATGCTTGGCCATGTTCACGCTCTACATGAATTTTATGGAGAGTTTTTAGGCCCTCGCATTGCTCGTAAGCATGTGGGTTGGTACCTAAAAGAACATGAACAAGCGAGTGAGTTTCGCCGTACCTTCAACGCACTCGAAGCAGGTGATCTGCAGCTTGAGGCGTTAGAAGGTTATTTTGATAACGTTGCACCATAA
- the fis gene encoding DNA-binding transcriptional regulator Fis — MFEQNLTSEALTVTTVTSQDQITQKPLRDSVKASLKNYLAQLNGQEVSELYELVLAEVEQPLLDTIMQYTRGNQTRAATMMGINRGTLRKKLKKYGMN; from the coding sequence ATGTTCGAACAAAATCTGACTTCAGAAGCATTGACAGTGACTACAGTAACATCACAAGACCAAATCACGCAGAAACCACTACGTGATTCAGTGAAAGCATCATTGAAAAACTACCTTGCTCAATTAAACGGTCAAGAAGTCAGCGAGTTATACGAACTAGTATTAGCTGAAGTTGAACAGCCACTACTAGACACCATCATGCAGTACACTCGCGGTAACCAAACTCGCGCAGCAACTATGATGGGTATCAACCGCGGTACTCTTCGCAAGAAACTTAAAAAATACGGCATGAACTAA
- the zntR gene encoding Zn(2+)-responsive transcriptional regulator, which yields MFQIGELAKRCGVTADTLRFYEKNNLIAPASRSESGYRLYDENNQKQVTFILKSKELGLSLDEIKELLEIRLEATQHSCAEVKSITTAKLEMIDEKITELTKIRTALKKINDACCGHIDDNASHCSILAALDSENVEKGRCCS from the coding sequence ATGTTTCAGATCGGTGAATTAGCGAAACGATGCGGTGTGACAGCCGATACCTTACGCTTTTATGAAAAAAATAATTTGATTGCTCCTGCGAGCCGTAGTGAATCGGGTTATCGCCTATATGATGAAAATAACCAAAAACAGGTGACCTTTATTCTCAAATCTAAAGAGTTGGGGCTGAGTTTAGATGAGATTAAAGAATTGCTCGAGATTCGCTTGGAAGCGACGCAACATAGCTGTGCCGAAGTGAAGTCCATCACTACCGCCAAGTTGGAGATGATTGATGAGAAGATTACTGAGTTAACCAAGATTCGCACTGCGCTTAAAAAGATTAACGATGCGTGTTGTGGCCACATAGATGACAACGCTAGCCATTGTTCGATTCTGGCTGCACTAGATTCAGAAAATGTTGAAAAAGGACGTTGTTGTAGCTGA